In Pelosinus sp. UFO1, one genomic interval encodes:
- a CDS encoding ABC transporter permease, with protein METALQKVVEKRSGKHIEQDKVGTLLKKITAIVYDSLSIIIFIGIWEIAPRVGWVPQTFISPPTIIVSTLWELLVSGILIKHIGVSLGRAVFGFVCAAVIAIPLGFFLGGWFKLFERILTPVLRLLGEVNPFSLFPIFILLFGIGEVSKISMIFWVCLWPILLNTITGIKNVDELLIKSARSMGVGGRTLFFKVILPAASPNIFHGLKTSSSVAFFMLIAAEMIGASSGLGWLIWNAQTNYQIPILFAATITISALGLFMNYLFVILERKFISWKENPAEY; from the coding sequence ATGGAAACAGCATTGCAAAAAGTAGTAGAGAAAAGGTCGGGAAAGCATATTGAGCAAGATAAAGTAGGAACGCTACTAAAAAAAATAACTGCAATCGTTTATGATAGTCTATCAATTATTATTTTTATTGGAATTTGGGAAATAGCGCCTAGAGTGGGCTGGGTCCCGCAAACCTTTATTTCACCACCGACAATTATCGTAAGTACTCTTTGGGAGCTGCTAGTAAGTGGTATTTTAATAAAACATATTGGAGTCAGTTTAGGGAGGGCTGTTTTTGGTTTTGTGTGTGCAGCTGTGATTGCCATTCCTTTAGGTTTTTTTCTAGGAGGATGGTTTAAACTCTTTGAACGTATTCTCACTCCAGTGCTACGGCTACTTGGGGAAGTAAATCCATTTTCTCTTTTCCCGATCTTTATTCTCTTGTTTGGTATTGGCGAGGTATCTAAGATATCCATGATTTTTTGGGTATGCTTGTGGCCAATTTTGCTAAACACCATCACAGGAATTAAAAATGTCGATGAGTTGTTAATTAAGTCGGCGCGTTCCATGGGGGTAGGAGGAAGAACATTATTTTTCAAAGTTATATTGCCAGCTGCTTCGCCGAACATCTTTCATGGTCTTAAAACCAGTTCAAGTGTAGCGTTTTTTATGCTCATCGCCGCTGAAATGATTGGTGCAAGTAGTGGTCTAGGTTGGTTGATATGGAATGCACAAACTAACTATCAAATTCCAATTTTGTTTGCGGCTACAATTACCATATCTGCCTTAGGATTGTTCATGAATTATCTGTTTGTTATACTCGAACGCAAATTCATAAGCTGGAAAGAAAATCCGGCTGAATATTAA